One Bacteroidota bacterium genomic window carries:
- a CDS encoding alanine dehydrogenase → MLKLGLIKEGKIPNDKRVALTPKQCRRLREIYPKIQIMIEPSASRSFMDEEYDEQCFVLNENMEECDVLIGIKEVPVKSLIEGKTYLFFSHCAKKQERNKDLLKAVLKKNIRLIDFELLTDKQGRRLVGFGRFAGLVGTYNAMRGYCIRYKMPEPKPAHTLNSLKELFLQAHKIKLPPIKIAFTGEGRVAGGVLEILQNMKIKQVTVEEYLAKELFEEPVFVQLKPADYYQPKKGGAFDFNHFVQNPEEYSGNFKRFCNTTDMFISSAYWDPRSPVLFTAEEMTEPSFRIRIIADITCDIQGSIPSTLRSAIIEDPFYGYNPFTRKEELAFTKPTNITVMAVDNLPNELPRDASEEFGNSLIEKIFPFFFEEDKDGIIERATITRNGALTSRFEYLNDWLNS, encoded by the coding sequence ATGCTGAAATTAGGATTAATAAAAGAAGGAAAAATTCCAAACGACAAAAGGGTTGCTCTTACACCCAAACAATGTCGGAGATTGCGGGAAATCTATCCAAAAATACAAATAATGATTGAGCCCAGTGCTTCCAGATCATTTATGGATGAAGAATACGACGAGCAATGTTTTGTGCTGAACGAAAACATGGAGGAATGCGATGTGCTTATTGGCATTAAGGAAGTGCCCGTGAAAAGTTTAATCGAAGGTAAAACTTATTTGTTTTTCTCGCATTGTGCTAAGAAACAGGAACGTAATAAAGATTTGCTTAAAGCCGTATTAAAGAAGAATATTCGTCTGATCGATTTCGAATTACTCACCGACAAACAAGGTCGTCGTTTGGTGGGGTTTGGCCGTTTTGCCGGCTTAGTAGGAACCTACAATGCCATGAGGGGTTATTGCATTCGTTATAAAATGCCTGAACCCAAACCGGCTCATACGCTTAATAGCCTGAAAGAGCTTTTTTTGCAAGCACATAAAATAAAGCTACCACCCATTAAAATTGCTTTTACAGGTGAAGGCCGTGTAGCTGGCGGGGTCCTTGAAATTCTTCAAAATATGAAGATTAAGCAGGTAACAGTGGAAGAGTACCTGGCAAAAGAACTTTTTGAAGAGCCTGTTTTTGTGCAGCTAAAACCTGCGGATTATTATCAACCAAAAAAGGGCGGTGCATTCGATTTTAATCATTTTGTCCAAAATCCGGAAGAGTATTCAGGCAATTTTAAGCGTTTTTGCAATACAACCGATATGTTCATTTCCTCGGCCTATTGGGATCCGCGTTCTCCTGTGCTGTTTACCGCCGAAGAAATGACAGAACCTTCTTTCCGAATTCGAATTATTGCCGATATTACCTGCGATATACAAGGATCCATTCCCAGCACTCTTCGGTCGGCAATTATAGAAGATCCCTTTTATGGTTACAACCCTTTTACCAGAAAGGAAGAACTTGCTTTTACCAAGCCAACCAATATAACGGTAATGGCAGTTGACAATTTGCCCAACGAATTGCCGCGCGATGCTTCGGAAGAATTTGGCAACAGCCTGATAGAAAAAATATTTCCATTCTTTTTTGAAGAGGACAAAGATGGAATTATTGAGAGAGCCACAATTACACGCAATGGAGCTCTTACATCCAGATTTGAATATCTGAATGATTGGTTGAACTCATAA
- a CDS encoding saccharopine dehydrogenase NADP-binding domain-containing protein encodes MKTILIIGAGRSSSTLIQYLEAQGGIYNWQLRVADKDIDLVLQKIHEPTRAVELDIFNPQQLEQEILEVDIVVSMLPARFHPEVARYCLKHGKSLLTASYESKEVADMSAEARSKGILFMNELGVDPGIDHMSAMREIDRIRDAGYKLHTFESFTGGLIAPESDNNPWHYKFTWNPRNVVVAGQGGPAKFIQEGKYKYIPYNRLFRRTEKIEVEGYGTFEGYANRDSLHYIEQYNLKDVATVYRGTLRRPGFCRAWDVFVQLGATDDSYIMENTDTMTYKEFINSFLYYSETDSVKLKLLHYMHLDNDSDIIDKLEWLGIFDNTPVGLKNATPAQILQHILSQKWELDENDKDMLVMWHKFIYFDPSKPKPILKTSSMGCIGDNMQHTAMSKTVGLPLAIATKMVLIGQINLKGVHIPTKKEIYDPILNELEGHGIKFVEKIYH; translated from the coding sequence ATGAAAACCATTCTGATAATAGGTGCAGGTCGTTCGTCTTCCACACTTATTCAATACCTCGAAGCCCAGGGAGGTATTTACAACTGGCAATTGCGCGTAGCCGACAAAGATATTGATTTGGTGCTGCAAAAAATTCATGAACCTACCAGGGCTGTGGAACTCGACATCTTTAACCCTCAACAGCTTGAACAGGAAATTCTGGAGGTTGACATCGTCGTATCCATGTTGCCGGCACGCTTTCATCCAGAAGTGGCCCGTTATTGCCTGAAGCATGGTAAGTCATTGCTAACCGCTTCTTACGAATCGAAAGAAGTGGCCGATATGAGTGCAGAAGCCAGGTCAAAAGGTATCTTGTTTATGAACGAGCTGGGGGTCGATCCTGGAATTGATCACATGTCGGCCATGCGCGAAATCGATCGGATTCGCGATGCAGGATATAAACTGCATACCTTCGAATCTTTTACAGGCGGCCTGATTGCCCCCGAAAGCGACAACAATCCCTGGCATTATAAGTTTACCTGGAATCCCCGCAATGTTGTAGTAGCAGGGCAGGGTGGGCCTGCAAAATTTATACAAGAAGGAAAATACAAATACATTCCCTACAACAGGCTTTTTCGGCGCACTGAAAAAATAGAAGTTGAAGGGTATGGCACTTTTGAAGGTTATGCCAACCGCGACTCATTGCATTATATCGAGCAATATAACCTAAAAGATGTGGCAACCGTTTACAGGGGTACCTTACGCCGACCTGGCTTTTGCCGCGCCTGGGATGTGTTTGTGCAATTGGGTGCCACGGACGATTCCTATATCATGGAAAACACAGACACCATGACTTATAAGGAATTTATCAATTCATTTCTGTATTATTCCGAAACCGATAGTGTAAAGTTGAAATTGTTGCACTACATGCACCTTGATAACGACTCAGATATCATCGACAAACTCGAATGGCTGGGAATATTTGATAATACACCCGTAGGATTAAAAAATGCCACACCTGCACAAATATTACAGCATATTCTTAGCCAGAAATGGGAGCTGGACGAGAACGACAAAGACATGTTGGTAATGTGGCATAAGTTTATCTATTTCGATCCTTCTAAGCCTAAGCCCATATTAAAAACAAGCTCAATGGGTTGCATAGGCGACAACATGCAGCATACTGCCATGTCGAAAACGGTGGGCCTACCACTAGCCATTGCAACTAAAATGGTACTAATTGGTCAGATTAACCTCAAAGGAGTGCATATTCCCACGAAAAAGGAAATCTATGACCCCATACTGAATGAACTGGAAGGACACGGAATTAAATTCGTCGAAAAGATCTACCATTAA
- a CDS encoding aldehyde dehydrogenase family protein, producing MNKDFGIQEALQKLGIELENSGLCTGTHWPAASGELVYSYSPVDGKKIAGIKLATLDDYALAVRTAQNAFLQWRSVPAPKRGDLVRQIGNQLRLYKEPLAKIVSYEMGKIYQEALGEVQEMIDICDFAVGQSRQLYGFTMHSERPQHRMYDQYHPLGIVGVVSAFNFPVAVWAWNSMLALICGDVVIWKPSSKVLLCALAVHKIVAKVLTENEIPEGILTLVATSSKYLGDDMFCDKNIPLISFTGSTHIGKKVGRLVGERLGRSILELGGNNAIIISEHANLDMALRAAVFGAVGTSGQRCTSTRRLIIHHTIYTEFKNKLVSVYKSLRIGNPLDPTTHVGPLVDKSATESFYQAIEEVKKEGGKILFGGTPVENDNFKSACYVVPCLAEVENSFEIVQEETFAPLLYLIKYSNLDEAIALHNNVPQGLSSAIFTSNLTEAESFLSAEGSDCGIANVNIGTSGAEIGGAFGGEKDTGGGRESGSDAWKTYMRRQTNTINRGSELLLAQGIEFNV from the coding sequence ATGAATAAAGATTTTGGCATACAGGAAGCCCTCCAGAAGTTGGGTATAGAATTAGAAAATAGCGGACTTTGCACAGGAACACACTGGCCCGCTGCCAGTGGCGAACTGGTATATTCTTATTCTCCGGTCGATGGTAAAAAAATAGCTGGAATAAAGTTAGCTACCTTGGATGATTATGCGCTCGCTGTGCGCACTGCCCAAAATGCATTTCTTCAGTGGCGCAGTGTACCCGCTCCCAAAAGGGGAGATTTGGTGCGGCAAATTGGCAACCAGCTCAGGCTTTACAAAGAACCTCTTGCCAAAATAGTAAGTTACGAAATGGGCAAAATTTACCAGGAGGCGCTGGGAGAAGTGCAGGAAATGATTGATATATGCGATTTTGCAGTGGGACAATCGCGTCAGTTGTATGGCTTTACCATGCATTCCGAAAGGCCACAACATCGTATGTACGATCAGTATCATCCGCTGGGTATAGTGGGAGTGGTGTCAGCCTTTAACTTTCCGGTGGCAGTGTGGGCATGGAACAGCATGCTGGCCCTTATTTGCGGCGATGTAGTAATCTGGAAACCCTCTTCGAAGGTACTTCTATGTGCCCTTGCTGTGCATAAAATCGTAGCTAAAGTCTTAACCGAAAATGAAATTCCGGAAGGAATTCTCACGCTGGTAGCCACCAGCTCGAAATACCTGGGCGATGATATGTTCTGCGACAAAAACATTCCACTAATCTCCTTTACCGGTTCGACACACATTGGTAAGAAAGTGGGTCGCCTGGTAGGCGAAAGGCTTGGTAGGAGCATTCTGGAGCTTGGTGGAAACAATGCCATCATCATAAGCGAGCACGCCAACCTTGATATGGCATTGAGAGCAGCTGTATTTGGTGCTGTGGGTACCAGTGGTCAGCGCTGCACTTCGACAAGAAGATTAATTATTCATCATACCATATATACCGAGTTTAAAAATAAATTGGTAAGCGTGTATAAAAGCCTTCGAATTGGCAATCCATTAGATCCCACTACTCATGTGGGGCCTCTGGTCGACAAATCTGCTACCGAAAGCTTTTATCAGGCTATCGAAGAAGTGAAGAAAGAAGGAGGTAAAATACTATTTGGTGGAACACCCGTTGAAAATGATAACTTTAAATCAGCTTGTTATGTGGTACCATGCCTTGCCGAGGTGGAAAACAGCTTTGAAATAGTGCAGGAAGAAACCTTTGCACCCTTGCTTTATTTAATAAAATACAGTAATCTTGATGAGGCAATTGCTCTGCATAACAATGTGCCACAGGGTTTATCCTCCGCCATCTTTACTTCCAATCTCACCGAAGCCGAAAGTTTTCTTTCTGCCGAAGGCTCTGATTGTGGAATAGCCAATGTAAACATTGGCACTTCGGGGGCAGAAATAGGCGGTGCATTTGGCGGTGAAAAAGATACAGGTGGGGGTAGGGAATCGGGCTCAGATGCATGGAAAACATACATGCGCAGACAAACCAACACCATAAATAGAGGTTCTGAACTCCTGTTGGCCCAAGGTATCGAATTCAATGTTTAA
- a CDS encoding arginine decarboxylase, giving the protein MKNSYFDLVEQSFYFPQEGFDLRDKYLTFHGISLKYLINKYGTPFNLIYLPKIGDQIKKARNLFNRSIRNNAYRGEYQYCYCTKCNHFHHVISEALKHKVNLETSSAFDIDLILHLYKQKKLDSKRIIVHNGYKTDEYIDRILNLQEAGFINSIIILDSLKEMERLFTEINKRKLDHRVKIGLRMSINEEPQSAYYTSRLGIPQSEVMDFFRENIKNNPSVELKMFHFFVDSGIKDSFYYWGEFKKAIDLYIELKKESDTLDSFNLGGGFPIRNHMGFEYDYEYMINEIIKNIKEACENEQVIEPHIFTEFGKYTVGESSAIIFKVLEQKQQNDAELWYIINNSLMNTIPDAWSINEKFILLPVNKWQNEYTRVAIGGISCDYSDYYNSEDLNQEVVLPRFDDNDEEPLYIGFFHTGAYQDSISGYGGIKHCLIPAPKHVIIDRDAEGNFIDYMYRNEQSASEMFSILGYSDQ; this is encoded by the coding sequence ATGAAAAACTCCTATTTTGATTTGGTTGAGCAGAGCTTTTATTTTCCGCAAGAAGGCTTTGATTTGCGTGATAAATATTTAACCTTTCATGGCATTTCGCTCAAATACCTGATTAATAAATACGGAACGCCGTTTAACCTTATTTACCTACCCAAAATCGGCGATCAGATTAAAAAAGCCAGAAACCTCTTTAACCGTTCGATACGTAACAATGCATACCGTGGCGAGTACCAGTATTGTTATTGTACCAAGTGCAATCACTTTCATCATGTGATCAGTGAAGCACTTAAGCACAAGGTAAACCTTGAAACATCGTCGGCCTTTGATATTGATTTAATTTTGCATCTCTATAAACAAAAAAAGCTCGATAGCAAGCGTATTATCGTACACAACGGATATAAAACAGACGAATACATCGATCGTATCTTGAATCTTCAGGAAGCAGGCTTTATCAACTCCATTATTATTTTGGACAGTTTAAAGGAGATGGAGAGGCTATTTACTGAGATTAACAAGAGAAAACTCGACCATCGTGTTAAAATCGGGCTTCGGATGTCGATTAACGAAGAACCCCAATCGGCCTATTACACTTCCAGGCTTGGTATTCCACAATCGGAAGTAATGGACTTTTTTCGCGAAAACATCAAGAATAATCCCAGTGTGGAGTTGAAGATGTTTCACTTTTTCGTGGATTCGGGAATTAAAGACAGTTTTTATTACTGGGGTGAGTTTAAAAAGGCCATTGACCTTTATATCGAACTAAAAAAGGAAAGTGATACGCTGGATTCTTTTAACCTTGGCGGCGGGTTTCCAATTCGCAACCACATGGGTTTTGAGTACGATTACGAGTACATGATCAATGAGATCATTAAAAACATCAAGGAGGCCTGCGAAAATGAGCAGGTTATTGAGCCCCACATTTTTACGGAGTTTGGCAAATATACGGTTGGAGAGAGCTCTGCTATCATTTTTAAAGTGCTGGAGCAAAAACAACAGAACGACGCCGAATTATGGTACATCATTAACAACAGCCTGATGAATACCATTCCCGATGCATGGTCGATTAACGAGAAGTTTATTTTGTTGCCGGTGAATAAATGGCAAAACGAATATACGCGTGTGGCCATTGGTGGAATTAGCTGCGATTACTCCGATTATTATAACTCCGAAGACCTGAACCAGGAGGTGGTATTGCCCCGTTTTGACGACAATGATGAGGAACCACTTTACATCGGATTTTTTCATACAGGTGCTTACCAGGATTCGATCAGTGGATATGGTGGTATCAAACACTGCTTAATTCCTGCCCCAAAGCATGTAATTATTGACCGCGATGCTGAAGGAAACTTTATTGACTACATGTACCGTAATGAGCAATCTGCCTCGGAAATGTTCAGTATCCTGGGTTACTCTGATCAATAA